The Pseudoalteromonas sp. UG3-2 genome contains a region encoding:
- the hisD gene encoding histidinol dehydrogenase: MLVWQQASASERAASLNRPAVSVSEEVKSSVEEIISNVKQRGDDALLYYAELFDKRTTPRIVVPQQEIDDSERQLSPELKSAIEQAYGNIRKFHEQQQPQPVVVDTQPGVRCELRYQAIAAVGLYIPGGSAPLPSSVLMQGVCAQLSGASTIVLATPVKGDERINPAILYAAKLCGVTTVVECGGAGAIAAMAFGTESVPQVNKIFGPGNSFVTMAKQLLSQSVPGLAIDMPAGPSEVLVIADNGANPEFIAADLLSQAEHGSDSQVILLCDCERTIVATQAALERQLQTLSRADIARAALENSSLILVADLSQAFAISGEYGPEHLILQIRDAEQYLPLVKNAGSVFVGDYSPESAGDYASGTNHVLPTYGYSKTYSSLNLMDFYKAYTVQTISKSGLQTLSSAILPIAEAEGLDAHANAVKVRLEK; this comes from the coding sequence ATGCTAGTGTGGCAACAAGCCTCTGCCAGTGAACGTGCTGCTAGCCTTAATCGACCTGCTGTGTCAGTGAGCGAGGAGGTAAAAAGCAGCGTTGAAGAGATAATCAGCAATGTTAAACAGCGCGGTGATGACGCCCTACTCTACTACGCTGAGTTATTTGATAAGCGTACAACCCCAAGGATTGTCGTTCCACAGCAAGAAATAGATGACAGTGAAAGGCAATTATCACCTGAGCTAAAATCGGCAATCGAGCAAGCGTATGGCAACATAAGAAAGTTCCATGAGCAACAGCAGCCGCAACCGGTTGTAGTTGATACCCAACCTGGTGTGCGTTGTGAATTACGCTATCAAGCAATTGCCGCAGTGGGGTTATACATTCCAGGAGGCAGTGCACCATTGCCTTCATCGGTGTTGATGCAAGGTGTATGTGCGCAATTAAGTGGCGCCAGCACCATTGTGTTAGCCACCCCAGTTAAGGGCGATGAGCGCATCAATCCAGCTATCTTATATGCAGCGAAACTCTGCGGAGTCACCACGGTAGTGGAGTGTGGCGGCGCTGGAGCCATTGCCGCTATGGCGTTTGGCACCGAGAGCGTGCCACAAGTAAACAAAATATTTGGCCCAGGAAATAGCTTTGTCACCATGGCAAAACAGCTGCTATCACAATCGGTGCCTGGTCTTGCTATTGATATGCCGGCAGGCCCCTCTGAAGTGTTAGTGATTGCTGATAATGGCGCTAACCCTGAGTTTATTGCCGCAGACTTACTTTCTCAGGCAGAGCACGGCAGTGATTCTCAAGTGATACTATTATGCGATTGTGAACGCACGATAGTGGCAACTCAAGCGGCACTTGAGCGGCAGTTACAAACGCTCAGCCGTGCTGACATTGCCCGCGCCGCACTCGAAAATAGCAGTTTGATTTTAGTGGCCGATTTAAGCCAAGCGTTTGCTATTTCGGGAGAGTATGGTCCTGAGCACCTGATTTTACAAATTCGTGATGCTGAGCAATACCTGCCCTTAGTTAAAAACGCAGGTTCGGTGTTTGTTGGCGACTATAGCCCAGAATCAGCTGGTGATTACGCCTCTGGCACCAACCACGTACTACCAACGTACGGCTATTCTAAAACTTATTCGAGCTTGAATTTAATGGATTTTTATAAGGCCTATACGGTACAGACTATTTCAAAGTCTGGCTTACAGACATTAAGTTCCGCCATTTTGCCTATTGCTGAGGCCGAGGGCTTAGACGCCCACGCCAATGCCGTGAAAGTACGCTTGGAGAAGTAA
- the hisG gene encoding ATP phosphoribosyltransferase, whose amino-acid sequence MSNNNRLRIAIQKSGRLSKDCQALLKQLGVKLNLREQRLIAHSTNMPIDVLRVRDDDIPGLVMDGVCDLGIVGENVLEEVQAERVRNDQVADVKKLSKLDFGFCRLALAWPQELGQQDKAWFNGKRIATTYPEILKQYLQRENIDASVVMLTGSVEVAPRAGLADAICDLVSTGATLEANGLMQGDTILESNACLIQNANLTDTSKLSLINTLMPRLKGVKQAKESKYIMMHAPKDKLDQVCELLPGTGQPTLLALAGSDDYVALHMVSSETLFWETMEELKALGANSILVMPIEKMME is encoded by the coding sequence ATGAGCAACAACAACCGTTTAAGAATCGCAATTCAAAAATCAGGGCGCCTATCAAAAGACTGTCAGGCGCTTTTAAAGCAACTTGGGGTGAAATTAAACCTGCGCGAGCAACGCCTAATTGCACACTCCACCAATATGCCTATCGACGTCCTACGAGTTCGCGATGACGACATTCCCGGCCTGGTAATGGATGGCGTATGTGACTTAGGGATTGTCGGCGAAAACGTGCTCGAAGAAGTACAAGCAGAGCGAGTTCGTAACGACCAAGTTGCTGACGTGAAAAAGCTCTCTAAATTAGACTTTGGCTTTTGCCGTTTAGCCTTAGCCTGGCCACAAGAGCTGGGTCAACAAGACAAAGCTTGGTTCAATGGCAAACGCATTGCCACCACTTACCCAGAAATCCTTAAACAATACTTACAACGTGAAAACATCGACGCCAGCGTCGTTATGCTAACGGGCTCTGTTGAAGTAGCGCCGCGCGCTGGGCTGGCTGATGCAATTTGCGATCTGGTATCAACCGGTGCCACCCTTGAAGCCAATGGCCTAATGCAAGGCGATACCATCTTAGAATCGAACGCGTGTTTAATTCAAAATGCCAACTTAACTGATACCAGCAAGTTGTCGTTAATTAATACCTTAATGCCGCGCCTTAAAGGGGTGAAACAAGCCAAAGAAAGCAAATACATCATGATGCACGCTCCTAAGGATAAATTGGACCAAGTGTGTGAGCTATTACCTGGCACAGGTCAACCAACCTTGTTAGCTTTAGCTGGCAGCGATGACTACGTAGCCTTGCACATGGTCAGCTCTGAAACCTTATTCTGGGAAACCATGGAAGAGCTCAAAGCGCTCGGTGCCAATTCCATTCTTGTTATGCCAATTGAAAAGATGATGGAGTAA
- a CDS encoding PAS domain-containing hybrid sensor histidine kinase/response regulator — protein sequence MNKASVNTEHYLYTELKQLLKSDDKIFEFIESSSLDGMWFWDLEKPENEWMSPTFWQTLGYSAEDMKHLASEWQGIINQEDFSLALENFEKHCNDANHPYDQIVRYTHKNGKTVWIRCRGIAIRDEYGKPIRMLGAHTDITALKEHEIKRIEQATKQKLVLQKQADLLKELEQTANIGTWEVDLKTNEVIWSEQTKRIHEVPFNYKPSIESGIAFYKPGESQKLITEAVSLGIEQGKSWDLELELVTYKGNSIWVKALGKPMFENEECVGLFGVFQDITRQKEIEQKEKLMRERAEAESIRLQLANDALGLGVWEWDLKTDELHWDDWMYELYGIDKAKFSGAFDAWESAVYPDDIDKTKALLNKAIRENVAFDTQFRITGTGGETKHIKANAKVIHDDSQNAVRVVGVNYDITERVNTLEVLESEKLKAESAAQAKTEFLANMSHEIRTPMNAILGGLQLLQQLNLSDNNSKVLDNAAFSAQSLLSIINDILDFSKIESNKLVIEKAPFSVVEVLESVKYDVDALVSNKAIDLIITMNKSVSEHWVGDIVRVKQIILNLVTNAVKFTNQGSVEIKLSTHKQQGRQALKVEVIDTGIGMSTDMQSKIFDRFTQADASTTRKHGGTGLGMSITLSLVKLMGGEIELTSKEGLGTSVTVILPLDKTSLINKNQRIKHLNAPVLLGKKVLIAEDNKINQVVIRSMLEPTNAALTIVENGVEALHAVKSENFDLILMDIHMPEMDGKEAQLEIAKINPNIPVVALTANVMPEDVACYLNQGFVYHLAKPLDMNLLYGVIKNYTF from the coding sequence TTGAACAAGGCCAGCGTTAACACCGAACATTATCTTTATACTGAGCTCAAGCAGCTGCTAAAATCCGACGACAAAATATTTGAATTTATAGAGAGTTCTTCACTCGATGGTATGTGGTTCTGGGACCTAGAAAAACCTGAAAACGAGTGGATGAGCCCGACTTTTTGGCAAACCTTGGGTTATAGTGCTGAGGATATGAAACACCTTGCTTCAGAGTGGCAGGGTATAATCAATCAAGAAGACTTTTCGTTAGCATTAGAAAACTTTGAAAAACACTGCAACGATGCAAACCACCCCTATGATCAAATTGTGAGATATACCCACAAAAACGGCAAAACGGTGTGGATCCGATGTCGAGGTATCGCTATTCGTGATGAATACGGTAAGCCTATAAGAATGTTGGGCGCACATACTGACATTACCGCTCTTAAGGAACATGAAATCAAGCGAATAGAACAAGCGACAAAACAAAAGCTTGTGCTGCAGAAGCAGGCTGATCTATTAAAGGAGCTTGAACAAACAGCCAATATTGGTACTTGGGAAGTGGATCTTAAGACCAACGAAGTAATTTGGAGTGAACAAACCAAGCGAATACACGAAGTCCCTTTCAACTATAAGCCTTCTATTGAATCAGGAATCGCTTTTTATAAACCCGGAGAGAGCCAGAAGTTGATAACAGAAGCCGTCTCACTCGGGATTGAGCAAGGTAAATCATGGGATTTAGAACTCGAGTTGGTTACCTATAAAGGCAATTCTATTTGGGTTAAAGCTCTGGGCAAACCCATGTTTGAAAATGAAGAATGTGTAGGTCTTTTTGGGGTTTTTCAAGATATCACTCGGCAAAAAGAAATTGAACAAAAAGAAAAATTGATGAGAGAAAGAGCAGAAGCGGAGTCCATTAGATTACAGTTAGCCAATGATGCACTGGGTTTAGGTGTTTGGGAGTGGGATCTTAAAACAGACGAATTGCACTGGGATGATTGGATGTATGAGTTGTATGGCATTGATAAGGCAAAATTTTCTGGGGCTTTTGATGCATGGGAAAGTGCTGTTTATCCAGATGACATTGATAAAACAAAGGCTCTGCTCAATAAGGCAATACGGGAAAACGTAGCATTTGACACACAGTTTCGTATTACTGGCACAGGTGGTGAAACTAAGCATATTAAGGCCAATGCCAAGGTCATACATGATGATTCGCAAAACGCAGTTAGGGTGGTCGGCGTAAATTATGATATTACGGAAAGAGTAAATACGCTTGAAGTATTAGAATCGGAAAAACTCAAAGCAGAGTCTGCGGCTCAAGCAAAAACAGAGTTCTTAGCGAATATGAGCCATGAAATCCGGACCCCCATGAATGCCATTTTAGGTGGCTTACAATTATTGCAGCAGCTGAATTTAAGTGATAATAACAGTAAGGTTCTTGATAATGCAGCATTTTCGGCTCAAAGCCTGCTATCGATCATTAACGATATACTTGATTTTTCTAAAATAGAATCAAACAAATTAGTGATTGAAAAAGCGCCTTTTTCTGTTGTAGAGGTTTTAGAGTCAGTCAAATACGATGTTGATGCATTGGTTAGTAATAAGGCCATAGATTTAATTATAACAATGAATAAATCCGTTAGTGAGCATTGGGTTGGCGACATTGTTAGAGTAAAACAAATTATCTTAAACTTGGTGACAAATGCTGTTAAGTTTACTAACCAAGGCTCTGTCGAAATTAAACTGTCCACTCATAAACAACAAGGAAGACAAGCGCTAAAAGTTGAAGTCATCGATACAGGCATAGGCATGTCAACCGATATGCAGTCAAAAATATTTGATAGATTCACTCAGGCAGACGCGTCTACAACTCGCAAACATGGTGGTACGGGTTTGGGCATGTCAATTACGCTTAGTTTAGTTAAATTGATGGGAGGCGAAATCGAGTTAACGAGTAAGGAAGGGCTCGGAACGTCAGTGACAGTTATTCTGCCATTGGATAAAACCAGCCTTATTAACAAAAATCAACGCATTAAACATTTAAATGCCCCAGTACTTTTAGGAAAGAAAGTATTAATCGCAGAGGACAACAAAATTAATCAAGTCGTTATTCGCAGCATGCTCGAACCAACGAATGCGGCGTTAACCATAGTAGAAAATGGTGTTGAGGCTTTACATGCCGTAAAAAGTGAGAATTTTGATTTAATTTTGATGGATATCCACATGCCAGAGATGGACGGCAAAGAAGCACAGCTAGAGATTGCAAAAATAAACCCAAACATACCCGTTGTTGCCTTAACCGCGAATGTTATGCCAGAAGACGTAGCATGCTACCTTAACCAAGGGTTTGTATATCATCTTGCAAAGCCATTAGATATGAATTTGTTGTATGGAGTTATCAAGAACTATACCTTTTAA
- a CDS encoding ATP-dependent DNA helicase: MSVTAIFSSQGPLAKHFPGYQPRQAQIEMAEAVAKALDSRQQCVAEAGTGTGKTFAYLVPAFKSKGKVVISTGSKALQEQLFHRDVPTLKKVLTSGKKVTLLKGRGNYLCPYRLSQHLSHVPTDDPDVMHQLAMVAKFASETQSGDLADCVGIEEDAKVLPYVTSTADNCLGKECPDYQECYIRKARLKAIDADVVVINHHLFFADMAVKDSGFAELIPTADSYIFDEAHQLPEIASDYFGETISTKALQALVNDIRVIYRSDIPDMLQLGKTLNKLETSLADLRLVFNADGARGDWREALSNKPICDAMHRVIANLDFLYKVLKLCLDRSEKIEHPFEKIMQFKNQFERAFDTAQTGFSYWFETTRRFLSIHITPLDVSNKFADIINTTQASFVFTSATLSVDNSLNHFSRSLGLKPSAEFIVDSPFNYGQQALLCLPRYLPESRDDLMPHALVKIAKQIIKAAKGRTFLLFTSYRAMHLVYEGLSTALQYPVFMQGQASKRIILEQFIRHGNAVLLGTASFWEGVDVRGDTLSCVLIDKLPFASPDDPLLQARMRDAEMQGLEPFEAIQLPQAVIALKQGVGRLIRDAQDRGVLIICDNRLVTRKYGQTFLSSLPDMSRTRDLNKAIHFLENIDNNET; the protein is encoded by the coding sequence TTGTCAGTCACTGCGATATTTTCATCTCAAGGCCCTTTGGCTAAACATTTTCCAGGTTACCAGCCGCGCCAAGCTCAGATCGAAATGGCAGAGGCCGTTGCTAAAGCCCTCGATTCAAGACAGCAATGCGTGGCAGAGGCCGGCACCGGCACCGGAAAAACTTTCGCTTACTTAGTGCCGGCCTTTAAAAGCAAAGGCAAAGTGGTGATTTCTACCGGTTCAAAAGCGCTACAAGAGCAACTCTTCCACCGCGATGTGCCCACCTTAAAAAAGGTTCTTACCAGTGGCAAAAAGGTCACCTTACTAAAAGGGCGCGGTAACTATTTATGCCCTTATCGCTTGTCGCAGCATCTCAGCCACGTGCCCACAGATGACCCCGATGTTATGCACCAATTAGCCATGGTGGCTAAATTTGCCAGCGAAACCCAAAGTGGCGATTTAGCCGACTGCGTTGGTATTGAGGAAGATGCCAAGGTGTTGCCTTATGTCACTTCTACCGCCGATAACTGCTTAGGCAAAGAATGTCCTGACTACCAAGAGTGTTATATTCGTAAGGCGAGACTGAAAGCCATTGATGCAGATGTTGTGGTGATCAATCACCATTTATTTTTTGCCGATATGGCGGTAAAAGACTCTGGCTTTGCCGAATTAATTCCTACCGCTGACAGTTATATTTTTGATGAGGCTCATCAGCTTCCTGAAATCGCCAGTGATTATTTTGGTGAAACCATTAGCACCAAAGCCCTGCAAGCCTTAGTCAATGATATTAGAGTAATATACCGCTCTGACATTCCCGATATGTTGCAGCTTGGTAAAACCCTCAATAAATTGGAAACCAGCTTAGCGGACCTACGCCTGGTGTTTAATGCCGATGGTGCTCGTGGGGATTGGCGCGAGGCACTATCAAACAAACCCATCTGCGATGCCATGCACCGAGTGATCGCCAATCTCGACTTTTTATATAAAGTATTGAAACTGTGTTTAGACCGCAGCGAAAAAATTGAACATCCGTTCGAGAAAATCATGCAGTTTAAAAACCAGTTTGAACGGGCTTTTGATACCGCGCAAACCGGATTTAGCTATTGGTTTGAGACTACCCGACGGTTTTTATCCATTCATATTACACCGTTGGATGTATCTAATAAATTTGCTGACATTATTAACACCACCCAAGCCAGTTTTGTTTTTACCTCAGCAACGCTTTCTGTTGATAATTCATTAAATCATTTTAGCCGCAGTTTGGGGCTTAAGCCTAGCGCCGAATTTATTGTTGATAGTCCCTTTAACTATGGCCAACAAGCGTTACTTTGCTTACCTAGGTATTTACCAGAGAGCCGAGATGATCTGATGCCCCATGCCTTGGTAAAAATAGCCAAACAGATCATCAAGGCAGCAAAAGGGCGCACTTTTTTATTATTCACCAGCTACCGCGCTATGCACCTTGTTTACGAGGGGTTAAGTACGGCATTGCAGTATCCCGTATTTATGCAAGGGCAAGCATCCAAACGGATTATACTGGAACAGTTTATTCGCCACGGCAACGCCGTGCTGCTTGGTACCGCCTCGTTTTGGGAAGGGGTTGATGTGAGGGGCGATACACTCAGTTGCGTTTTAATTGATAAATTACCGTTTGCATCACCGGATGATCCCTTATTGCAAGCACGTATGCGAGATGCAGAAATGCAGGGCTTAGAGCCATTTGAAGCCATTCAGTTACCCCAGGCCGTGATCGCCTTAAAACAGGGCGTGGGGCGCTTAATTCGTGACGCCCAAGACCGTGGGGTATTGATTATTTGCGATAATCGTTTAGTTACGAGAAAATACGGCCAAACATTTTTGAGCAGTTTGCCAGATATGTCACGAACTCGAGACCTCAATAAGGCAATTCACTTTTTAGAGAACATAGACAACAATGAAACATAA
- the tsaB gene encoding tRNA (adenosine(37)-N6)-threonylcarbamoyltransferase complex dimerization subunit type 1 TsaB has translation MKHNLLAIDASTEALSIALHFEGKFIRHFEVCPQQHSQKILPIVERILREAEISLSELDGIVFGRGPGSFTGVRISTAVAQGLAYSSNLPLVGVSTLQAMAQQAYMDHGQQQVVAAIDARMGEIYLAQYQSDESGLVQPLAAEQVIKPEQLQLDASGYHGVGTGWQAFEQLAEQLNVSVIDTITLPDAYYMLFVAEAAFSKGETVTAADAQPQYVRDTVTWKKLPGRE, from the coding sequence ATGAAACATAACCTATTGGCTATCGACGCTTCCACCGAGGCGCTCAGTATCGCTCTTCATTTTGAAGGCAAATTTATTCGACATTTTGAAGTCTGTCCGCAGCAACATAGCCAAAAGATTTTGCCTATTGTTGAGCGCATTTTAAGAGAGGCCGAAATTTCCTTAAGTGAATTAGATGGTATTGTATTTGGTCGTGGTCCGGGCAGCTTTACCGGCGTTAGGATCAGTACCGCCGTCGCCCAAGGGCTGGCTTATTCCAGTAATTTACCTTTGGTGGGTGTCTCCACATTGCAAGCCATGGCGCAACAAGCCTATATGGATCATGGCCAGCAACAAGTGGTGGCGGCTATCGATGCCCGCATGGGAGAGATTTATCTGGCTCAATATCAAAGTGATGAAAGCGGCTTAGTGCAACCTTTGGCCGCAGAGCAAGTCATCAAGCCTGAGCAACTGCAATTGGATGCATCGGGCTACCATGGCGTTGGCACCGGCTGGCAGGCGTTCGAGCAATTAGCAGAGCAACTCAACGTTAGCGTGATTGATACCATTACTCTACCAGATGCTTATTATATGCTTTTTGTCGCAGAGGCCGCCTTTAGCAAAGGGGAAACGGTAACCGCTGCTGATGCGCAGCCGCAGTATGTTAGAGATACCGTTACATGGAAAAAGTTGCCAGGACGCGAATAA